A stretch of the Anaerolineae bacterium genome encodes the following:
- a CDS encoding alpha-L-fucosidase codes for MAQTSPSGADTGWFIHDRFGLFIHWGIYSAAARHEWVKNREKISDEEYQKYFDHFDPDLYDPAVWAQEAKNAGMKYLVVTSKHHDGFCLWDSALTDYKATNTPAKRDLLHPMVNAFREQGLKVGFYHSLIDWHHPEFPIDGLHPMRDDLEFREANKDRDIAKYRAYLHGQTRELLTQFGPIDIMWFDFSYSSRDWGWSRGKGKEDWDSERLMKMVRELQPGIIVNDRLEIGGDIKTPEQYQPRGWLTVDGKPVLWEACQTLNGSWGYDRDNLDWKSTDMLVQMLVDTVSKGGNLLLNVGPNARGEFEPKAIDRLRGIGEWTRLHGRAIYGCTASEFTPPPDCRYTQNGKRLYLHLFAWPFRHVHLDGLAGRVEYAQLLNDASEIRMVEIDPHQQAQNTTMGGVGRDTLTLQLPVQKPPVVVPVIELFLK; via the coding sequence ATGGCACAGACGTCGCCCTCCGGCGCCGACACCGGCTGGTTCATCCACGACCGCTTCGGGCTCTTCATCCATTGGGGTATCTACTCCGCCGCTGCCCGCCACGAGTGGGTGAAGAACCGCGAGAAGATCAGCGACGAGGAGTACCAGAAGTACTTCGACCACTTCGACCCCGACCTCTACGACCCCGCGGTCTGGGCCCAGGAGGCCAAGAACGCGGGCATGAAGTACCTGGTGGTCACCAGCAAGCATCACGACGGCTTCTGCCTCTGGGATTCCGCCCTCACCGACTACAAGGCCACCAACACCCCCGCCAAGCGTGACCTGCTCCACCCCATGGTGAACGCCTTCCGCGAGCAGGGGCTCAAGGTGGGCTTCTACCACTCGCTCATAGACTGGCATCACCCCGAGTTCCCCATTGACGGACTGCACCCCATGCGAGACGACCTCGAGTTCCGGGAGGCCAACAAGGACCGCGACATCGCCAAGTACCGGGCCTACCTCCACGGCCAGACCCGCGAGCTCCTCACCCAGTTCGGCCCCATTGACATCATGTGGTTCGACTTCTCCTATTCCAGCCGAGACTGGGGCTGGTCCAGGGGCAAGGGCAAGGAGGACTGGGACTCGGAGCGCCTAATGAAGATGGTGCGCGAGCTGCAGCCGGGGATCATCGTCAACGACCGGCTGGAAATCGGGGGCGACATCAAGACCCCTGAGCAGTATCAGCCCCGGGGCTGGCTCACGGTGGACGGCAAGCCGGTGCTCTGGGAGGCGTGCCAGACACTGAACGGCAGTTGGGGCTACGATCGGGACAACCTGGACTGGAAGTCCACCGACATGCTGGTGCAGATGCTGGTGGACACCGTCTCTAAGGGGGGTAACCTGCTCCTCAACGTGGGTCCTAACGCCCGGGGCGAGTTCGAGCCCAAGGCCATTGACCGCCTGCGGGGCATCGGGGAGTGGACCCGGCTACACGGTCGGGCCATCTATGGCTGCACCGCCAGCGAGTTCACCCCACCGCCGGACTGCCGCTACACCCAGAACGGCAAGCGACTCTACCTGCACCTGTTCGCCTGGCCCTTCCGGCACGTGCACCTGGACGGGCTGGCGGGGCGGGTGGAGTATGCCCAATTGCTCAACGACGCCTCCGAGATCCGGATGGTGGAGATTGACCCCCACCAGCAAGCTCAGAACACCACCATGGGCGGAGTGGGCCGGGATACGCTCACCCTGCAGCTGCCGGTGCAGAAGCCGCCGGTTGTCGTGCCGGTGATCGAGTTGTTCCTGAAGTAG
- a CDS encoding ABC transporter substrate-binding protein gives MARLTPVTTRFARVGGTITGIRVVDPASDPAHVLAALVSEDPEAVYFADSQAKRAGTMSSLLHGVGISAVAWDSMEADVTLYPAGAGPAAEGDFVGIWGRSTAGMPGYVEFDALYQAAEFAHFGDEADSWGALAYDAADIVVAALDRADSLDSEAIRDAIAATANYQGVVGFHEGFDQKGDVVPQWVSLKHYYDGAWHPVRPGLVYLPLALTAGS, from the coding sequence ATGGCTCGGTTGACGCCTGTCACGACGAGGTTCGCCAGGGTGGGAGGCACCATCACCGGGATCCGCGTGGTGGATCCCGCATCGGACCCCGCTCACGTCCTGGCAGCCCTGGTGAGCGAGGACCCGGAGGCGGTCTACTTCGCCGACTCGCAGGCCAAGCGGGCCGGCACCATGAGCAGCCTCCTGCACGGCGTGGGCATCTCCGCCGTGGCCTGGGACTCGATGGAGGCGGACGTCACCCTCTACCCCGCCGGGGCTGGCCCGGCCGCCGAAGGGGACTTCGTGGGGATCTGGGGACGGAGCACCGCCGGCATGCCGGGCTACGTGGAGTTCGACGCTCTGTATCAGGCAGCGGAGTTCGCCCACTTCGGGGACGAGGCGGACTCCTGGGGCGCCTTGGCCTACGACGCGGCCGACATAGTCGTCGCCGCCCTTGATCGGGCCGACAGCCTGGACTCCGAGGCCATCAGGGATGCCATCGCCGCCACCGCGAACTATCAGGGAGTGGTGGGCTTCCACGAGGGCTTCGACCAGAAGGGCGACGTCGTTCCGCAGTGGGTCTCGCTGAAGCACTACTACGATGGGGCGTGGCACCCCGTGCGGCCGGGCCTCGTGTACTTGCCGCTGGCGCTGACGGCCGGCTCCTAG